The Stenotrophomonas rhizophila genome has a window encoding:
- the yiaA gene encoding inner membrane protein YiaA: MKPQVTKPSPAFIAASWTALLLGAVAYLVGLFNAEMALNEKGYYLTLLLFGLFAAVSLQKSVRDRVEGIPVSSLYYSLCWFALLVSLLLLLVGLWNATLLLSEKGFYGMAFALSLFGAVAVQKNTRDLMAAGDREIPPIPRAE, encoded by the coding sequence ATGAAGCCTCAGGTCACCAAACCGTCTCCGGCGTTCATCGCCGCCTCGTGGACCGCACTGCTGCTGGGTGCCGTGGCGTACCTGGTCGGCCTGTTCAACGCCGAAATGGCACTGAACGAAAAGGGCTACTACCTCACCCTGCTGCTGTTCGGCCTGTTCGCCGCCGTGTCACTGCAGAAGAGCGTGCGCGACCGGGTGGAAGGCATTCCGGTGAGCAGCCTCTACTACTCGCTGTGCTGGTTCGCGCTGCTGGTGTCGCTGTTGCTGCTGCTGGTGGGCCTGTGGAACGCCACCCTGCTGCTCAGCGAAAAGGGCTTCTACGGCATGGCCTTCGCGCTTAGCCTGTTTGGCGCCGTGGCCGTACAGAAGAACACCCGCGACCTGATGGCCGCGGGTGATCGCGAGATTCCGCCGATTCCGCGCGCTGAATAA
- a CDS encoding GatB/YqeY domain-containing protein, with amino-acid sequence MSLKLQLTEDMKAAMKAGDKHKLSVIRLIKAEIQRREVDERVELDDTAVIAVLDKMVKQRKDSISQYEAAQREDLAQIERDEVVVIDTYLPAKMGEAEIVAAIQAAVAETGAASAADMGKLMGALKPKLAGQADMGLVSKLVKAHFAG; translated from the coding sequence ATGAGCCTGAAGCTGCAGCTCACCGAAGACATGAAGGCCGCCATGAAGGCGGGCGACAAGCACAAGCTGTCCGTGATCCGCCTGATCAAGGCGGAAATCCAGCGCCGCGAAGTGGATGAGCGCGTCGAGCTGGACGACACCGCTGTGATCGCCGTGCTCGACAAGATGGTCAAGCAGCGCAAGGACTCGATCAGCCAGTACGAAGCAGCCCAGCGTGAAGACCTGGCGCAGATCGAGCGCGACGAAGTGGTGGTGATCGACACCTACCTGCCGGCCAAGATGGGCGAAGCCGAGATCGTGGCTGCGATCCAGGCCGCCGTTGCCGAAACCGGCGCCGCCAGCGCCGCCGACATGGGCAAGCTGATGGGCGCACTGAAGCCGAAGCTGGCCGGCCAGGCCGACATGGGCCTGGTCTCCAAGCTGGTGAAGGCGCACTTCGCCGGTTGA
- a CDS encoding YihY/virulence factor BrkB family protein produces the protein MSSLPPSPAPEPAHDPSRVPPRLRKYVDRLERSFPVAVGKRFVDVDVLTQAASVSFYALLSMAPLLVLLLWLTASLYPPAQQALIGQINDVAGSSAATVADTVLKNADNQPSMGSLAGMWSTLLLFIGATAVFAQLQNALNLIFNTSGERLDGIVAWLRKRVFSFGVVLALGFLLILSMTATTMLQVAFAQLPSVLPAVGYLTSLLLYTVGFAFLYHYLPDRRVAWRQAFIGGVITSALFALGRYAIGLYIATVAPGSAYGSMGALVISLVWIYYATVVFFVGALMTAVIDERLRARVHLAEAGIVPPKPGEGTAS, from the coding sequence ATGTCTTCGCTGCCGCCCTCTCCCGCGCCCGAGCCCGCGCACGACCCTTCCCGCGTTCCGCCCCGCCTGCGCAAGTACGTGGACCGGCTTGAACGCAGCTTTCCGGTTGCCGTGGGCAAACGCTTCGTCGATGTGGACGTGCTGACCCAGGCCGCGTCGGTGTCCTTCTATGCCCTGCTGTCGATGGCGCCGTTGCTGGTGCTGCTGCTGTGGCTTACCGCTTCGCTGTACCCGCCCGCACAGCAGGCGCTGATCGGCCAGATCAACGATGTGGCCGGCAGCAGCGCGGCCACCGTGGCCGATACCGTGCTCAAGAACGCCGACAACCAGCCCTCGATGGGCTCGCTGGCCGGGATGTGGAGCACGTTATTGCTGTTCATCGGCGCCACGGCGGTGTTCGCCCAGCTGCAGAACGCGCTCAACCTGATCTTCAACACCAGCGGCGAACGCCTGGACGGCATCGTGGCGTGGCTGCGCAAGCGCGTGTTTTCCTTCGGCGTGGTGCTGGCGCTGGGCTTCCTGCTGATCCTGTCGATGACCGCCACCACCATGCTGCAGGTGGCGTTCGCGCAACTGCCCTCGGTGCTGCCGGCGGTGGGTTACCTGACCAGCCTGTTGCTGTACACGGTGGGCTTCGCGTTCCTCTACCACTACCTGCCCGACCGGCGCGTGGCCTGGCGGCAGGCGTTCATCGGCGGGGTGATCACCTCGGCGCTGTTCGCGCTGGGCCGCTATGCCATCGGGCTGTACATCGCCACGGTGGCGCCGGGCAGCGCCTACGGCTCGATGGGCGCGCTGGTGATCTCGCTGGTGTGGATCTACTACGCCACGGTGGTGTTCTTCGTGGGCGCGCTGATGACGGCGGTGATCGACGAGCGCCTGCGTGCCCGCGTGCACCTGGCCGAGGCCGGCATCGTGCCGCCGAAACCGGGCGAAGGCACCGCCAGCTAG
- a CDS encoding mechanosensitive ion channel family protein produces MVDAVIAVQLLENLQDTLEPWPWAYTTIVLCALALAAWLANFVTKRILLRGLRRLVRRLPGTEGGSNLRVISRLANVVPSMVIAAGIRIVPDLPPQLVGFVIGACRAWAVLTVALAVSHALDAANELYERRPDARNKPIKGYLQVVKIVVFVAAGLVIVAELLGLKLGPMVAGLGAATAVLMLVFQDTILSLVASVQISGDGRVRLGDWIEMPSQNADGDVIDIALHTITVQNFDKTITTIPTKKLVTESFKNWRGMQEAGGRRIKRALYLDQHSVGFLDAAALQRLEQFAVLGDYLREKQAELTQWNTQLQAQGVAAVNARRVTNLGTFRAYVERYLRQHPGIHTDMTLLVRQLQPTTEGLPLEVYCFTRTTAWADYEGIQSDVFDHLLAILPAFGLRVFQASSDAMLMTAQQQRAAAE; encoded by the coding sequence ATGGTAGACGCCGTAATCGCAGTACAACTCCTGGAAAACCTGCAGGACACCCTCGAACCCTGGCCTTGGGCCTATACCACCATCGTGCTGTGCGCATTGGCGCTGGCCGCGTGGCTGGCCAACTTCGTCACCAAGCGCATCCTGCTGCGCGGCCTGCGCCGCCTGGTGCGGCGCCTGCCCGGCACGGAAGGCGGCAGCAACCTGCGGGTGATCTCGCGGCTGGCCAACGTGGTGCCCAGCATGGTCATCGCCGCCGGCATCCGGATCGTGCCGGATCTGCCGCCACAGCTGGTGGGATTCGTCATCGGCGCCTGCCGGGCCTGGGCGGTCCTGACCGTCGCGCTGGCGGTCTCGCACGCGCTGGATGCGGCCAACGAGCTCTACGAGCGGCGCCCCGATGCCCGCAACAAGCCCATCAAGGGCTATCTGCAGGTCGTGAAGATCGTGGTCTTCGTGGCCGCAGGCCTGGTCATTGTTGCTGAACTGCTGGGCCTGAAGCTGGGCCCGATGGTGGCCGGCCTGGGTGCCGCCACCGCCGTGCTGATGCTGGTCTTCCAGGACACCATCCTGTCGCTGGTGGCCAGCGTGCAGATCAGCGGAGATGGTCGCGTGCGGCTCGGTGACTGGATCGAAATGCCCAGCCAGAACGCCGATGGCGATGTGATTGATATCGCCCTGCACACCATCACCGTGCAGAACTTCGACAAGACCATCACCACCATCCCGACCAAGAAGCTGGTCACCGAGTCGTTCAAGAACTGGCGCGGCATGCAGGAAGCCGGCGGCCGCCGGATCAAGCGCGCGCTGTACCTGGACCAGCACAGCGTGGGCTTCCTGGACGCGGCGGCATTGCAACGGCTGGAGCAGTTCGCGGTGCTGGGCGACTACCTGCGTGAGAAGCAGGCCGAGCTCACCCAGTGGAACACCCAGCTGCAGGCCCAGGGCGTGGCGGCGGTGAACGCGCGCCGGGTCACCAACCTGGGCACCTTCCGTGCCTACGTGGAGCGCTACCTGCGCCAGCACCCCGGCATCCATACGGATATGACGTTGCTGGTACGGCAGCTGCAGCCCACCACCGAAGGCCTGCCGTTGGAGGTGTACTGTTTCACCCGCACCACCGCCTGGGCGGACTACGAAGGCATTCAATCGGACGTGTTTGACCACCTGCTGGCGATCCTGCCGGCGTTCGGGCTGCGCGTATTCCAGGCCTCCAGTGATGCCATGTTGATGACCGCACAGCAGCAGCGGGCCGCCGCAGAGTAA
- the folB gene encoding dihydroneopterin aldolase — protein sequence MDKVFIEGLEIDALIGIYDWERRIRQTLRFDLEMGFDNRRPAASDDIADTLNYKAVSKRIEQFVRESDFGLVETLAERIAEIVLREFNVQWLRLKLSKPGAVRGAKAVGVIIERSTA from the coding sequence ATGGACAAGGTATTCATCGAAGGGCTCGAGATCGATGCCCTGATCGGGATCTACGACTGGGAACGGCGGATCCGCCAGACCCTGCGCTTCGATCTGGAAATGGGCTTTGACAACCGCAGGCCGGCGGCCAGCGACGATATCGCCGACACCCTGAACTACAAGGCCGTGAGCAAGCGCATCGAGCAGTTCGTGCGCGAATCCGACTTCGGCCTGGTTGAAACCCTGGCCGAGCGCATCGCCGAGATCGTGCTGCGCGAATTCAACGTGCAGTGGCTGCGCCTGAAGCTCAGCAAGCCCGGCGCGGTGCGTGGTGCCAAGGCCGTGGGCGTGATCATCGAGCGCAGCACCGCCTGA
- the bglX gene encoding beta-glucosidase BglX: protein MASDRIETLIAQMTVEEKVGQLGVFADMVRPFAPDVNPEANVSNADQVLQQVREGKVGSLFNGVGVEAGRRIQQVALEESRLGIPVILAADVIHGMRTVFPIPLGEAASFEPDLAQRTARATAVEATAAGLHWTYAPAVDIARDQRWGRGAEGAGEDVVLGCAFAAARVRGFQGPDLRAADALLSTPKHFAAYGAVMAGMEYNMVDISPQTLRDVHLPPFKAAFEAGAITVMSSFNDINGVPASANAELLTDILRGEWQFPGVVISDYTADMELVAHGYAADDRDATAKAFTAGLDLSMQSGFYAEHLPGLIDSGEVPMATLDESVRRILNLKEAIGLFDDPYRSLDPVREADTSYIAAHDELSRDAARRSIVLLKNEGNVLPLRKEGQKIALIGPFVQDRDNIEGCWTLFGDKSRYVTLEAGVRAAIRDESLLEIVPGCDLEAAVQDGIEQAVAAALRADVVVLALGEPQRYSGEAQSRVEITLPAAQQALSEAVAMTGKPLVVLLRNGRALALQGAVRNAQAVAITWYLGTQTGPAVADVLFGDYNPSGRLPVSFPQVSGQQPFFYNHPRTGRPELPTMSEFKARWREIPNAALYPFGHGLGYTTFAYGVPQLNSAQLGWDDTLEITTTLTNTGAVAGEEVVQLYIHDRVASRVRPVRELKDFLKVALQPGESTDVRFTLDRHALGFTGRDGVFRAEPGQFDVWVCASSAVGEPVIFELLAK from the coding sequence GTGGCCTCCGATCGCATCGAAACCCTCATTGCCCAGATGACCGTCGAAGAAAAAGTCGGCCAGCTGGGTGTGTTCGCGGACATGGTCCGGCCGTTCGCGCCGGACGTGAACCCCGAAGCCAATGTCAGCAACGCCGACCAGGTGCTGCAGCAGGTGCGCGAAGGCAAGGTGGGCTCGCTGTTCAACGGCGTGGGCGTCGAGGCCGGCCGCCGCATCCAGCAGGTTGCCCTGGAAGAAAGCCGCCTGGGCATTCCGGTGATCCTGGCCGCCGATGTCATCCACGGCATGCGCACCGTGTTCCCGATCCCGCTGGGCGAAGCGGCCAGCTTCGAACCGGACCTGGCCCAGCGCACCGCGCGCGCCACCGCCGTCGAAGCCACCGCGGCCGGCCTGCACTGGACCTACGCACCGGCGGTGGACATCGCCCGCGACCAGCGCTGGGGCCGCGGTGCCGAAGGCGCCGGTGAAGACGTGGTGCTGGGCTGTGCGTTCGCCGCCGCCCGCGTGCGCGGCTTCCAGGGGCCGGACCTGCGCGCCGCCGACGCGCTGCTGTCCACCCCCAAGCACTTCGCCGCCTACGGCGCGGTGATGGCCGGCATGGAATACAACATGGTGGACATCTCGCCGCAGACCCTGCGCGACGTGCACCTGCCGCCGTTCAAGGCCGCATTCGAGGCCGGTGCGATCACGGTGATGTCCTCCTTCAACGACATCAACGGCGTGCCCGCCAGCGCCAACGCCGAACTGCTTACCGACATCCTGCGCGGTGAGTGGCAGTTCCCGGGCGTGGTGATTTCCGATTACACCGCCGACATGGAACTGGTCGCGCACGGTTATGCCGCCGACGACCGCGACGCTACCGCCAAGGCATTCACCGCCGGCCTGGACCTGAGCATGCAGAGCGGCTTCTACGCCGAACACCTGCCGGGCCTGATCGACAGCGGCGAGGTGCCGATGGCCACGCTGGACGAATCCGTGCGCCGCATCCTCAACCTGAAGGAAGCGATCGGCCTGTTCGACGATCCCTACCGTTCGCTGGATCCGGTGCGCGAAGCCGATACCTCCTACATCGCCGCGCATGACGAACTGTCGCGCGATGCCGCGCGTCGCTCCATCGTGCTGCTCAAGAACGAAGGCAACGTGCTGCCGCTGCGGAAGGAGGGGCAGAAGATCGCCCTGATCGGCCCCTTCGTGCAGGACCGCGACAACATCGAAGGCTGCTGGACGCTGTTCGGCGACAAGTCGCGCTACGTCACCCTGGAAGCCGGCGTGCGCGCGGCGATCCGCGATGAAAGCCTGCTGGAGATCGTGCCCGGCTGCGACCTGGAAGCGGCCGTGCAGGACGGCATCGAACAGGCCGTCGCCGCCGCACTGCGTGCGGACGTGGTGGTGTTGGCGCTGGGCGAACCGCAGCGGTACAGCGGTGAGGCGCAGTCGCGCGTGGAAATCACCCTGCCGGCAGCGCAGCAGGCGCTGTCCGAGGCCGTGGCGATGACCGGCAAGCCGCTGGTGGTGCTGCTGCGCAATGGTCGCGCGCTGGCCCTGCAGGGTGCGGTGCGCAATGCGCAGGCCGTGGCCATCACCTGGTACCTGGGCACGCAGACCGGCCCGGCCGTGGCCGACGTGCTGTTCGGCGATTACAACCCGTCCGGCCGCCTGCCGGTGAGCTTCCCGCAGGTATCGGGGCAGCAGCCGTTCTTCTACAACCACCCGCGCACCGGCCGCCCGGAACTGCCGACCATGTCGGAGTTCAAGGCACGCTGGCGCGAAATCCCGAACGCGGCGCTGTATCCGTTCGGGCACGGCCTCGGCTACACCACCTTCGCTTACGGCGTGCCCCAGTTGAACAGCGCCCAGCTGGGTTGGGATGACACCCTGGAGATCACCACGACCCTGACCAACACCGGTGCGGTGGCGGGTGAGGAAGTGGTGCAGCTGTACATCCACGACCGCGTGGCCAGCCGCGTGCGCCCGGTGCGCGAGCTGAAGGATTTCCTCAAGGTGGCATTGCAGCCGGGCGAGAGCACGGACGTGCGCTTCACGCTGGATCGTCATGCGCTGGGCTTCACCGGCCGTGATGGCGTGTTCCGTGCGGAGCCGGGCCAGTTCGATGTGTGGGTGTGTGCGTCGTCTGCCGTCGGTGAGCCGGTGATCTTCGAGCTGCTGGCCAAGTGA
- the tsaD gene encoding tRNA (adenosine(37)-N6)-threonylcarbamoyltransferase complex transferase subunit TsaD, with protein sequence MRVLGIESSCDETGVAVYDTAVAGPDALRAHAVYSQIALHAEYGGVVPELASRDHVRKLLPLIRQTLAEAGLGVGDIDGVAYTAGPGLVGALLVGAGVARSLAWALEVPAVGVHHMEGHLLAPLMEDDPPEPPFVALLVSGGHTQLVAVDRIGQYRLLGETLDDAAGEAFDKTAKLMGLPYPGGPQLAALAEQGTPGRFKFTRPMTDRPGLDFSFSGLKTQVLLAWRDSDQSEQTRADIARGFEDAVVETLAIKCERALDAAGTDVIVVAGGVGANKRLRAKLQQMAERRGGRACFPRPSLCTDNGAMIAFAGALRLEAGQHNPPQVQVTPRWDMATLPAV encoded by the coding sequence ATGCGAGTCCTTGGTATCGAATCTTCCTGCGATGAGACCGGCGTAGCGGTGTATGACACCGCCGTGGCCGGCCCGGACGCCCTGCGCGCCCATGCCGTGTACAGCCAGATCGCCCTTCACGCCGAATACGGCGGGGTGGTGCCTGAACTGGCCAGCCGTGACCATGTGCGCAAGCTGCTCCCCCTGATCCGCCAGACCCTGGCCGAGGCCGGGCTGGGCGTGGGCGACATCGACGGGGTGGCCTATACGGCCGGCCCGGGGCTGGTCGGCGCCCTGCTGGTGGGCGCGGGCGTGGCCCGTTCGCTCGCCTGGGCGCTGGAGGTGCCTGCGGTGGGCGTCCACCATATGGAAGGCCATCTGCTGGCCCCCCTGATGGAAGACGACCCGCCGGAGCCGCCGTTCGTGGCCCTGCTGGTGTCCGGCGGGCATACCCAGCTGGTGGCGGTAGACCGGATCGGTCAGTACCGCCTGCTCGGCGAGACCCTGGACGATGCCGCCGGCGAAGCCTTCGACAAGACCGCCAAGCTGATGGGCCTGCCGTACCCGGGTGGCCCGCAACTGGCGGCCCTGGCCGAACAGGGCACCCCGGGCAGGTTCAAGTTCACCCGCCCGATGACCGACCGGCCCGGGCTGGATTTCAGCTTCTCCGGCCTGAAGACCCAGGTGCTGCTGGCCTGGCGCGACAGCGACCAGAGCGAGCAGACCCGCGCCGACATCGCGCGCGGCTTTGAAGATGCCGTGGTTGAAACGCTGGCAATCAAATGCGAGCGCGCGCTGGATGCAGCCGGTACCGACGTGATCGTGGTGGCCGGTGGCGTGGGCGCCAACAAGCGCCTGCGGGCCAAGCTGCAGCAGATGGCCGAACGCCGTGGCGGCCGGGCGTGTTTCCCGCGCCCTTCGCTGTGCACCGACAACGGCGCCATGATCGCCTTCGCCGGCGCGCTGCGCCTGGAGGCCGGCCAGCACAACCCGCCGCAGGTGCAGGTCACCCCGCGCTGGGACATGGCGACGCTGCCGGCGGTGTAG
- the rpsU gene encoding 30S ribosomal protein S21: MPSVKVRENEPFEFALRRFKRTCEKAGVLAETRKREFYEKPTQERKRKAAAAVKRQLRRSSRDVTKRQRLY; encoded by the coding sequence ATGCCCAGCGTTAAAGTCCGCGAGAACGAGCCCTTCGAGTTTGCGCTCCGTCGCTTCAAGCGCACCTGCGAAAAGGCCGGCGTGCTGGCCGAAACCCGCAAGCGCGAGTTCTACGAAAAGCCGACCCAGGAGCGCAAGCGTAAGGCTGCCGCTGCTGTGAAGCGTCAGCTGCGCCGCTCGTCGCGCGACGTCACCAAGCGTCAGCGCCTGTACTGA
- a CDS encoding PQQ-dependent sugar dehydrogenase, with protein MTRRLLLSLALAATPALFTTACVAADTPGAASAPALEKAQWPFTATEFATFDQPWAMSFLPDGSLLVTEKEGRLKHFNLTTRKSAEITGVPKVAYGGQGGFGDVLPHPDFAKNGFVYLSYAEEGDKDTRGAAVGRAKLVLAADGSGTLEDFKVIWRQTPKVEGKGHYGHRLAFGPDGKLWITSSERQKFDPAQDMSGNLGKIIRLNDDGSVPADNPFASQGGVATQVWSLGHRNALGIAFDARGKLWVHEMGPAGGDELNLITRGANYGYPIVSNGNHYDGRDIPDHSTRSEFAAPKVTWTPVISPAGFIIYSGTLFPQWTGSGFIGGLSSTSLVRVAFDGDNAREAERFLMGERIREVEQGPDGAIWLLEDGSKGKLLKLTPKG; from the coding sequence ATGACCCGCCGCCTGCTGCTCAGCCTTGCCCTCGCCGCCACCCCCGCCCTGTTCACCACCGCCTGCGTGGCCGCCGATACGCCCGGGGCGGCCTCCGCGCCCGCGCTGGAAAAGGCGCAGTGGCCGTTCACCGCCACCGAATTTGCCACCTTCGACCAGCCCTGGGCGATGAGCTTCCTGCCCGATGGCAGCCTGCTGGTGACCGAGAAGGAAGGCCGGTTGAAGCACTTCAACCTGACTACCCGAAAGAGCGCGGAGATCACCGGCGTGCCGAAGGTGGCCTACGGCGGCCAGGGCGGCTTCGGGGATGTGCTGCCGCACCCGGACTTCGCGAAGAACGGCTTTGTGTACCTGAGTTACGCCGAGGAAGGCGACAAGGATACGCGCGGTGCCGCCGTGGGCCGCGCCAAGCTGGTGCTGGCCGCCGATGGCAGCGGCACGCTGGAAGACTTCAAGGTGATCTGGCGCCAGACCCCGAAGGTGGAAGGCAAGGGCCATTACGGCCACCGCCTGGCCTTCGGACCGGACGGCAAGCTGTGGATCACCTCCAGCGAGCGACAGAAGTTCGATCCGGCGCAGGACATGTCCGGCAACCTGGGCAAGATCATCCGCCTCAACGACGACGGCAGCGTGCCGGCCGACAATCCGTTCGCCTCCCAGGGGGGCGTGGCCACGCAGGTGTGGTCATTGGGCCATCGCAATGCGCTGGGCATCGCCTTCGATGCGCGCGGCAAGCTGTGGGTGCACGAGATGGGACCGGCCGGTGGCGATGAGTTGAACCTGATCACGCGCGGGGCCAATTACGGTTACCCGATCGTGTCCAACGGCAACCATTACGACGGCCGTGACATTCCCGACCACAGCACGCGCTCGGAATTCGCCGCGCCGAAGGTGACCTGGACCCCGGTGATTTCGCCGGCCGGTTTCATCATCTACAGCGGCACGCTGTTCCCGCAGTGGACCGGCAGCGGCTTCATCGGCGGGTTGTCGTCCACTTCGCTGGTGCGGGTGGCTTTCGACGGCGACAACGCGCGCGAGGCCGAGCGCTTCCTGATGGGCGAACGCATCCGCGAAGTGGAACAGGGCCCGGATGGCGCGATCTGGCTGCTGGAAGATGGCAGCAAGGGCAAGCTGTTGAAGCTCACCCCGAAGGGGTGA
- the dnaG gene encoding DNA primase, whose translation MARIPDAFIDDLLARSDIVEVVGSRVPLKRQGKEYSARCPFHDERSASFTVSPTKQFYHCFGCGAHGTAISFLMNYDRLEFLDAVDELAKRVGMEVPRDTQPRTAQQQDDSRELYAALDAATRFFQKSLEGSDTARAYLDQRGVDEENRTRFAIGYAPDGYSALKDALGKDERRMKLLDRAGLFSKNDRGHVYDKFRDRVMFPIYDRRGRVIAYGGRVLEKDDGPKYLNSPETALFHKGRELYGLWQVRQANQKIERLIVVEGYMDVVSLFQFGVTQAVATLGTATTPDHAELLFRNAPDVFFCFDGDAAGRRAGWRALESVLPRMKDGRQAFFLFLPDGEDPDTIVRKEGKDGFDERLKQATPLSQFFFDELTREVNMATLDGKARLAERARPMLAQIPDGAFGDLMKQQLATLTGLGAKPAAAPASRPPARAVAPAQRRSLVRAAIAILLQQPSLAMTLEGHHFSGLRLPGVELLIELLTLVEQRPDISTGALLEHFEGREEQESLHKLAAQTLPGDEAMWNQELHDAVAQLEKQLLLQRLEELQAKQRQQGLDDTDKYELRELLKARATLR comes from the coding sequence ATGGCCCGTATCCCCGACGCATTCATCGACGACCTGCTGGCCCGCTCCGACATCGTCGAAGTGGTGGGCAGCCGCGTGCCGCTGAAGCGCCAGGGCAAGGAATATTCGGCGCGCTGCCCGTTCCATGACGAGCGCTCGGCCTCGTTCACGGTCTCGCCCACCAAGCAGTTCTACCACTGCTTCGGCTGCGGCGCGCACGGCACCGCGATCAGCTTCCTGATGAACTACGACCGCCTCGAGTTCCTCGACGCGGTCGATGAGCTGGCCAAGCGCGTGGGCATGGAAGTACCACGCGATACGCAGCCGCGCACCGCCCAGCAGCAGGACGACAGCCGCGAGCTGTACGCCGCGCTGGATGCGGCCACGCGCTTCTTCCAGAAGTCGCTGGAGGGCAGCGACACCGCCCGTGCCTACCTGGACCAGCGCGGCGTGGACGAGGAAAACCGCACGCGCTTTGCAATCGGTTACGCGCCCGATGGCTACAGCGCGCTGAAGGATGCATTGGGCAAGGACGAGCGGCGCATGAAGCTGCTTGACCGCGCCGGGCTGTTTTCCAAGAACGACCGCGGCCATGTCTACGACAAGTTCCGCGACCGGGTGATGTTCCCGATCTACGACCGGCGCGGGCGCGTGATCGCCTACGGCGGCCGGGTGCTCGAGAAGGACGACGGCCCCAAGTACCTCAACTCGCCCGAGACCGCGCTGTTCCACAAGGGGCGCGAACTGTACGGCCTGTGGCAGGTGCGCCAGGCCAACCAGAAGATCGAGCGGCTGATCGTGGTCGAAGGCTACATGGACGTGGTGTCGCTGTTCCAGTTCGGGGTCACCCAGGCGGTGGCCACGCTGGGCACGGCGACCACGCCGGACCACGCCGAACTTCTGTTCCGCAACGCGCCGGATGTGTTCTTCTGCTTCGACGGCGACGCCGCCGGCCGCCGCGCCGGCTGGCGCGCGCTGGAATCGGTGCTGCCGCGCATGAAGGATGGCCGCCAGGCGTTCTTCCTGTTCCTGCCCGATGGCGAAGACCCCGACACCATCGTGCGCAAGGAAGGCAAGGACGGCTTCGACGAGCGCCTGAAGCAGGCCACGCCGTTGTCGCAGTTCTTCTTCGATGAGCTCACCCGCGAAGTGAACATGGCCACGCTGGATGGCAAGGCACGCCTGGCCGAACGCGCGCGGCCGATGCTGGCGCAGATTCCCGATGGCGCCTTCGGCGACCTGATGAAGCAGCAGCTGGCCACGTTGACCGGGCTGGGCGCTAAACCAGCCGCCGCGCCGGCATCGCGCCCGCCGGCACGCGCCGTGGCACCCGCGCAGCGTCGCAGCCTGGTACGCGCGGCCATTGCCATCCTGCTGCAGCAGCCGTCGCTGGCGATGACGCTGGAAGGCCACCACTTCAGCGGCCTGCGCCTGCCCGGGGTGGAGCTGCTGATCGAGCTTCTCACGCTGGTGGAACAGCGCCCGGACATCAGCACCGGCGCACTGCTGGAGCACTTCGAAGGCCGCGAAGAGCAGGAATCGCTGCACAAGCTGGCCGCGCAGACGCTGCCCGGCGATGAGGCGATGTGGAACCAGGAACTGCACGATGCGGTGGCGCAGCTGGAAAAACAGCTGTTGCTGCAACGTCTTGAGGAGCTTCAGGCAAAGCAGCGGCAGCAGGGTCTGGACGATACTGACAAGTACGAACTGCGCGAGCTGTTGAAGGCGCGCGCCACGCTGCGTTGA